In Buchananella sp. 14KM1171, the genomic stretch CTGCCCTGGCCCAGGCCGAGGAGATGGCCTCGTTGCGGCCAGACCTGGATGGCGCAGAAATCGGAGAAATACTCGGTATCTCCCCTGGAATCATGGTGGGACACGCCCGCCACTTCCTCATGGAATTGCGCTTGGAGCGGGGACTCCTAGGCCGGGAGGCCGCCCAGCAGGAGCTGCTGGCCTGGTGGGAGGCCGAGGGCAAGGCGATCAGCGAGCTGGACCCGCGCGAGCAGCGCGACCTGCTGGTGGCAAAGCGCAGGGAGTCCGACGTTCCGCACACCACCTAGTGCGGGGCGCGCCCAAAGCCACCGGTTGCATCGGCCTCCCCTGCTGGAGAGCGTGAGCGTAACTGGTCGCTGTGGGTGCGTGTGCTTTCCTTCTCGGCATCTGAATACAGGAAGTCAGACAGGCCGCACCGGATAGCTGACTAATCGCTCGACGCACAATTGGGTAATACTCAATCCAGTTGGCAGAGAATTCCGGGGGCGTGATGGCTTTACGGATGGCACGTGATGAATAGGACCTACAAAGTCGGCGGGTCCTCGCATGCCGACTTCGTTCGACGCACCTACGCCTTGACAGGAGGCGTCACCGGGCTTCTGTGCGTGACAATGCTGCCCACGGCCCGAGCGGCAGCCTGGAAACTGCCAACAGCCAGCGTTGCCCAGTTACTGTTGGGCGTTACCCTACTCTTGCCTGTGCTGATCGCCGTTCTGGCGTTAGCTGGAACCCTGGTCGCGGGCTGGCGCAACGCGGACTTACCGACCTCGTTCGCGTGGATCATTTATTTTGTGGGCTGGCTCTACCTGGCTGTCTACTGGGCGGTTGCCATAATTCTGAGTTTCAACGCGTTGCATAGCAGCAAATCCGATCTAGCCCAGTTAGCGAACGTATTCGTCATGGTTAGCCCTGTGGTGCCACTGATGGCTGTCGCGTTCATGCCCTTAAGGTGGGGTAAGTGGGCCGTTTTGCTGGCCTCACCAGGCCTTTTCTTTGCGGGTTGGTTAGAAGCTGGACCTCTTTCTGACTTGGCGTGGCAACGCACTACCTACTACGTCCTTTTCCTACTGGTATTGATCTACGCGTTGAGCTGGGTGCTTGACCGTGCCGAACAGCTGGACGAGGCTGAACTGGTGCAGGCGAAAAACGCCGCCGCACTGGTGACGGAACGGGCAGCAACGTTGGGGCGCCGGCGGGCAGAGGACTTCGTGCATGACGAGATACTCTCTGCGCTGATCCTGGTCAGTAGAGGGCAGCTCTCCACCGAGCGAGCCGCAGATATCGCCAGACAGGTGCTTACGAAACTGGAGGGTAGCGAACGCGAGCGTTTGCCTGGCAGCGCTAGCGAGCTCTTAGATTGGGTGCGTGCAGAGTCGGAGCAGTGGTTGGGGCGAGTGTCCGTTGACGGGCAGGTAGAAGTAGATCGTTTTCTCCCAGTAGGGGTGGCGCAGGCGCTGATGGCGGCGGTGCGGGAGGCGGTGCGCAATTCGATAGAGCACGCCGAAACCTCTACCCGGAAAGTGCGTCGAGAAGTGCGAGTCAACAGCGCGGTCGACACGCTTCGCATAGAGGTATGGGATGACGGCGTTGGCTTTGACCCCGGTCTGGCGCGTGATCGTCACGGCCTGAAGAACTCGATCATGCGCCGGGCGCAGGATAGCGGAGTGCGGGTCTCCCTTGTCTCCAGGCCTGGTGTTGGCACATTGGTCAGCTTCGAACTCAGTTCGGCGGTCAACAATGTAGTCACACCACTACACCATGCAGTGGACGCCGTCCCCCGCAGTGTGCTCACCCTTCTCTCGTTTTCTTACAGCATGATCGCGGCCATGTTTCACTGGGACGACTACACCTTGCCCGGTGTGGCTGTAGCTACTGTCGTGGCGTTGACGATTGCTACCTGGCTGGCTACCGCCAAGGGGGAAAACGGCGCCTCCAACGAGGGAAAAGCATGGGTGGTAGCTGCCTTGGCGTTTGGAGCAAACCTTGTGCAGCTCCCCTGTGTAACGGCAGGCACCCTGGTTTCATGGCAATCGTGGGCAACCGGAATTGGGACTCTCCTCATGTGCGTGCTAGCCCTTAGAAGGAGTTCGATTCCGGCCTGGGTGGGTATGGCAGGAATCTGTGTTGCGGCGGCGCTGGCGGCAGCTGTGTTTGTGGGCGGTCTATCCGACCTGTTCGTGTTCTTGGTCGGGCACGTGTTCCTGCTTTTTCTGTGGCAACTTTTGGCGGCTTGGTCAGAACGCTCCGCGCATCGAATTGCTGAACAGAATCTGCTACGCCGCGAGTTGGAGTACTGGATGAGCGTGGAAGAAAAGGTGCAAGAACTACTCAGGGTAACGCGGGAACAACTCGAAAGCAGGGTACGGCCACTTATGGATCAGGTCATCGGTGGTCATGCTCATGATCCAGATGTGCAACTGGAGTCACTACTCATCGAGGCGGAGTTGCGTGACGAACTGCGCGCGCCGTGTTTCACTGGAAGTGGCGTGCCTGCGCGCGCGCGGGAATTACGCGCTCGCGGGCTAGAAGTTGTGCTCTTGGACGACTCAGACGGTCGCCTACCCCCTTGGCAGCACACCGTAATGGTGGAAGCAGTCAATGCTGCCCTTCACCTTGCCTCAAACTCAGGGGATGATGGGCAAGTGGTGGTGCGAGTTTTACCGGTCAGCCGGCCTACGCTGGTGGTCGTGTCTCAAGGCGGCACCCAAATCGTGTCGATACCGCGCCCCCTTACTCCGATGCCAGAGGCTGTAGAGGCGAGACAAAGAACTGCGACCTCGAAAGAGGCCCTATCCCAAGGACGAGAATGGCCCTTGCGTTAACAGCGTTGGTAACCGAAGATAGCTGAAAGGTTTCTATGCGAAGGCAGGGCGGGAACAGTGAACGAGGTTGATCCACCGGAAACTGCTGGTTCGGTGGTCTTGGTGATAGATGACCACCAAACTACAGGTGAAGGAGTAGGGCTATCGCTAGTGAATGCGGGGGTGGCCTGCGGTTACGAATGGTTTGCCTCGTTTGCTGCCGCCCGCAAGGAGTTGCACCGCTTCCCTCCGTGCGTCGTGGTGCTGGATTTGCGATTGCCTGACCCTATGGGGCCGGATCAGATGATCCCCATTTTGGCGGAGTCTAAGCACGAGGTGGTTGTGTTCACCTCCGGTGATAACCCGTTCCTAATCCGCCAGGCAATCAAAGGCGGAGCCCTTTCGGTTGTGCGGAAAAGCGCTCCCACTCAGGATCTCATTGATGCGGTCAGGGCCGCCCAGTGCGGGGAGGTGAGGGCGAACCTAGACTGGGCAAGCGCGTTGGATCAAGACGAGGACTTTGTTGCCAACTATCTCAGCAAGGTCGAGGCACGCGTGCTGGCTGCCTACGCGGCCGGCAAGTCCGCAACCCAGGTGGCACACACCGAGGGGATCAAGGAAAACACCGTCAACACCTACATTTCCCGCATTCGCACCCGATACCGGGAGGTGGGGCGTCCTGCAGATTCTCGCGTGGATCTCTACCGCCGCGCGGTGGAGGACGGTTTGGTGCCGCCTCCGGCTTGCGGCGAATAGAGTCTTATTATGAATCAACCTGGCGGGGTTCCTGCTCCGCCCGGCTTCAAGCTCAGTTGCCATGGCGGACACAATGGCAAAGTGTGTAGCCGATACCGCCACGCCGACTACGGACGCAGCGCATTTGCCGTCGGGAGTGGAGCTACCGCTCTGTTTCTGGCTCTGCGGCAAGAACCCTCCTCCCCGCCGGCCGGACACGGGTGGATGGTCCAAGTGCTGGAGGTATCGCAGACGATTGTCACCACGGTTCCCGTTCTCGTGGGCGCCATGGCAGTGGTGGCGATCGCCCTGCGAAAAACCCCTTACCAAAACAGTGCGTGCAAAGTGTCTCAGGCCTGGCGCGCCGTCGGGCACCTCTACCCGCTTGCCTTTTTCTTCTTCTCGCTCACCGCAGGGATTCTGCTCCTAGCGCCGATTGGTGATGTCAGAGAAGCCGCCATTGGGTTAACCGACGCCACAGCATCGGCCGGATCTGTCATGACGCTCTATTTCTCGGTACTGAGCCAGGTGTCGGTGGCAGCACTTTCGCCCGCCTGGGCCAAACGCGTCGTGTTCAGTGCCATGCCATTTCTGTTGTTGAGTGGGCTTACGCAGTCGCAGGGAGAACTCCTAGAAGCAATACAGCACGCCCTCTTCTTCGGTCTCTACAACCTGGTCCACCTGTACGCGATGCTCTGGGTGATCGGGCGGTGCGAACAACTGGACACCTCAGAACGCGAAAGCGCAGCCCAGCGGATCGCGCTAGCCAACCAAAGGGGCGTCACCCTTGCCAAGGAACGGGCTGACGACTTTGTACACGACGAGGTCCTCTCGGTGCTGCTGCTTGTGAGCAAGGGAGAAATCGGCGCGTTGAGTATGGCTGCGACCTCCAATTCCCTCATGGAAAAGTTGTGTCCTGATTCACCCATCGTCACCGCGAACTGCGCCACCGAGCTTAAACAGTTACTGAGCGAGGAATTAACACACTGCAGTGAGCCAGTGGCGGTGGAGGCGGCAATAGAGAACGACTTCCTCCTGGTCAGTGGAGTGAGCAGAGCCCTGCAAGACGCCGTCAAGGAGGCGGTGCGAAACTCGCTGCGGCACGCGGGAACGTCGGGCCAACCAGTGCAACGCAAAATCCGCCTCCAAAGCGATGCCAACGCTCTCAGCGTCGAAGTGTGGGACAACGGGGTGGGCTTTAACCACGCAGCCGCCTCAAACCGGCACGGGCTGGCAAACTCGATAAAGCGGCGGGCCCAAGAATCCGGTATCGAAGTCAAGCTGAAGAGTGCCCCAGGTCAAGGAACCAGCATCGTCTTTCGAGTCCGAGCAGTCGAAAGTAAGCACGCTCCATTTCAGCAACTGTTGCTCTCTAGCGTCGCGCGCAGGTTTGCGCCCCTGGCAATCCTCTACATAGCGGTGGCGACCGTATTCCAGTGGAACGCATACACCGTCCCCGGAGTACAGGTGGCCGCCCTGGCCCTGATGGCCGGGGCCGTCTGGGGCGTGATGCGGCCGCAGTGGAAGGGGAGTAGACCCCGCCTCACTGCGGCCCTGATCGTTGGCGCAGTACTGGTCTCCACGGGCCTACAAAACGCGTTCTCGACCTCACCGACCATTGCGAGCTGGGACCACTGGGCTCCCAGCGTCGGGGTGTTTGTGCTCTGCGCCCTGCTATTGCGGGGACTGCCGGGCTTTGGCTGGGCCGGCATGGTCGGCATCTGCCTGCTGTCCGTAGCCTCCACAGCCCACTTCGCACAAGACTGGAACAAGCTCACCGAGTACCTGGCCGGACACGTCTTCCAACTAATCATCTGGCACGTCTTCAGCGCATGGTCAGAGCGGGCATCCCAAAGCATCGCCGCAGAGAATCACCACAGCAACGAGCTCGAGTACTGGATGCAGGTGGAAGGGCTGGCGCAGAAGGAACTGAATCGGACCCGCAGCGAACTTCGCGCACGCATCCAGCCACTCTTGATCCGGCTCGTTAACGGGGAGGGCGCCAGTGCGGCCGTGAGGCTAGAGGCGCAACTCCTGGAAGCCGAGCTGAGAGACGAACTGCGTGCGGCGTGCTTCACGCGCACCCCGGTGGCCCGCTGCGCCCGGCAGCTTCGAGCGCAGGGCTTGGAGGTCATCCTGCTGGACGACTCGAAAGGAGCCCTGCCCGCAGCCGAGCAGCAACAGGTGGTGCAGGCCGCCACGCAGGCGCTGGAAAGGGTACGGGAACGCGGAGAGACGGGCCGGGTGGTGGTGCGCGTGCCGCCAGCTACCCGGGACTGTCTGCTCCAGGTTTCCCAGGCCGGTATCGATTTGGTGGTTGTGTCCCGGGCCTGAGCGGGGCCTGACTAGGGGCCGCGCCCGCGCACGCTGCGCGGTGCCCACCGACAGCGCGGTCGCTGGCGACACCATCCAGGTGCGCCCGCGCACGCTGCGCGGGGCCTGACTTAGGGGTGCGCCCCTCACCTGGGCGGAGACGAGAGTTGGGGGCGCGGGCCTTTGCCACGCACCCCCAACTGGAGAAGATCAGCGTTCGCGCTGGCCCTGAATGAACTCCTCCACGCAGGCGCGGGCGTAGTCGTCCGGGCGCTGCTCCATCGGGGACTTCATGAAGTAGGCCGAGGCGCTCAGCAGCTCGCCGCCCACGCCCCGGTCCATGGCGATCTTGGCGGCGCGCACGGCGTCGATCACGATGCCGGCGGAGTTGGGGGAGTCCCACACCTCGAGCTTGTACTCCAGGGAGATCGGGGCGTCGCCGAAGTTGCGGCCCTCGAGGCGCACGTAGGCCCACTTGCGGTCGTCCAGCCAGGCCACGTGGTCGGAGGGGCCGATGTGGACGTCGTGCGGGTCCAGCCCGTCGCGCAGGTTGGAGGTGACGGCCTGGGTCTTGGAGATCTTCTTGGATTCCAGGCGGGTGCGCTGCAGCATGTTCTTGAAGTCCATGTTGCCGCCCACGTTCAGCTGGTAGGTGCGGTCCAGGATGGCGCCGCGGTCCTCGAAGAGCTTGGCCAGCACGCGGTGGGTGATGGTGGCGCCCACCTGGCTCTTGATGTCGTCGCCCACGATGGGCAGGCCGGCGGCCTCGAACTTGTCGCTCCACTCCTTGGTGGAGCCGATGAACACGGGCAGGCAGTTGACGAAGCCGCAGCCGGCGTCGATGGCGCACTGGGCGTAGAACTTCGCGGCCTCCTCGCTGCCCACGGGCAGGTAGCAGACCAGCACGTCCACGCGCGCCTCCTTCAGGGCGGCCACCACGTCCACGGGCTCCTGGTCGGATTCCTCGATGGTGGCGCGGTAGTACTCGCCCAGGCCGTCCAGGGTCTGGCCGCGCAGGACGGTCACGCCGGTGGGGGCGACGTCGGCGATCTTGATGGTGTTGTTCTCGGAGGCGTTGATCGCGTCGGCGAGGTCCAGGCCCACCTTGGCGGCGTCCACGTCGATGGCGCACACGAACTTCAGGTCGGAGACGTGGTAGTCGCCGAACTGCACGTGCATCAGGCCGGGCACGGTGTCGGTCGGCTTGGCGTCACGGTAGTAGGTGACTCCCTGCACCAGGGATGAGGCGCAGTTGCCCACGCCCACGATTCCTACGCGAATCTCACTCATCTCAAACTCCTAGATTCAGGAAACAACACTGGTGGAGGGAATCTGTACGGCGCGTTCGGCGCCGATCACCTCATCGATCCAGGCCAGGTGGGCTTCGAGCTGGGTTTCGAGGTGACGTGCAAGGGCCGCCGCGTAGGCGTCGGCGTGTGTTTGCGCGGCGCTGGTGGCGCTGCGGGCGTTGGCCAGCCGTTCCAGGGTCAGCGCGCGGCGGCCTTCGAGTAGCCGCATGCGGGTGGGGGTGTCGGCGGAGCCGAAGGAGGCGAAGTGGACCGCGAAGGAGGCGTCGCTCCAGGCGTCGGGGCCGGCCAGCATGAGTAGCTGGGAGAGGTGGCGGGTGCCGGCCTGGGTGAGGCGGTAGACGATCTTGTTGCGCGCGCCGGTGGGGGCGGATTCTGCGGCGATGAGACCGGCGCCGGTGAGCCGGCGCAGCGCGGGGTAGAGCGAGCCGAATGACCAGGTGCGGAGCGTGCCGAGCGAGGCGGCCAGGCGTTTGCGCAGCTCGTAGCCGTGGGCAGGCCGGCGCAGCTGGCCCAGGATGGCCAGGTCCAGAACGTCGCTTCTTGCGCCCAGAATGCTTCCTTCCGCAGGCGCCTCCCACTAGGGTGGCTTGGGTCACGGTCGCTGTGAGCCTACCACCGAACCTATCGGATTGATATATCGACGCGCGTTGGTCGGGGTGGCCGACGCTGCCGCGCCCGCGCCCGGATTTGCCGGCGTGGACTGTGCCGCCGGCCGCCCGACGTGGAGGAAAATCCCAGCTTCGGCGCGATACTGGTTTAGTAGAGACAGCAGCTTGCTAAAGACCGAACCGCAATTGGAGGCCATCTTGACGTCAAGCGCACCCGGCTCTCAGCCCACCAAACCAGTTCGCTCCCGCGCGGTTTCCACCCCGGCCTGGCCCAGCCCGGAGCCCGGGGGCGCGCCCGCCCCTACCCGGCGCTCGCGGCGGGCCGCGCAGGCGCAGGCTCAGGCCGGCGGGCCCGGCCGGTCGGGCGGCAAGCACGGCGGCGGCAATGGCGGTGGCAAGGGCGGCAACGGTAAGAACGGCAAGGGAAAGGGCAAGCGGCGCCGGCCGCTGTGGCGCACCATCTTGCTGTGGGTGACCGGGTTCTTCCTGCTCTCCGGCATCCTGGGGTCGCTGGCGTTTCTGTGGGCCTACAACGCGCTGGAGCTGCCGGACCCGGACAAGTACGCCGGGGCGCAGACCACCACCGTCTACTTCGCGGACGGCACCACGGAGCTCGGGCGCCTGAGCGAGTACAACCGCACCATCGTGGACTTCTCCACCCTGCCCTCCTACGTGGGCAACGCGGTGGTGGCCTCTGAGGACCGCGGCTTTTGGACCAACCCGGGCGTGGACATCAAGGGCACGGTGCGCGCCCTGTGGAACAACCTCAAGGGCGGGGACCGCCAGGGTGGCTCCACCCTGACCCAGCAGTACATCGAGCGCTACTACCAGGGCGACACCTTCAGCTACGTCGGCAAGGCCAAGGAGGCCATCTTGGCGCTGAAGGTGACCCGGTCGCAGACCAAGGAGGAGATCCTTGGCAACTACCTCAACACGATCTACTTTGGGCGCGGCGCCTACGGCATCGAGGCCGCCTCGCAGGCCTACTTCGGGGTGCCGGCGGCCAAGATGACCCTGTCCCAGGCGGTCTTGCTGGCCGGGGTGATCCCGGCCCCCAGTGAGTACGACCCGCGCGTCTCCCCGGACATCGCGCAGGCCCGCTTCGACCGGGTGCTCGGCTACATGCAGGAGGGCGGTTTCATCACTGCGGCGCAGGCCAAGGAGGCCAAGATGCCGGAGACGCTGGAGGTCAAGACCACCGAGTGGTTCGCCGGCCCGAACGGTTACCTGCTGGAGGAGGTGCGCTACGAGCTGACCGCCAAGGCGGGCCTGACCAAGGACCAGATCGCCACCGGCGGCTACAAGATCGTCACCACGTTCGACCCGGCCATGCAGGCCAAGGCCGTGGAGGCGGTGGGCGAGCTGCCGGAGGACAAGCCCAACAACCTGGGGGTGGCGCTGCTGAGCGTCGAACCCAACACGGGCGAGGTCAAGGCCATGTACGGCGGCCCGGACTACCTGACCATCCAGCGCAACGCCGCTACGGACGACCGCGTCCAGGCCGGCTCCACGTTCAAGCCCTTCACCCTGATGGGCGCGCTGGAGAACAAGGTGCCGCTTACCGACACCTTCGACGGCGATTCCCCCTACAACGTGGAGGGCACGGACCTGTGGTACGCCAACTTCGGTGAGGTTTCCTACGGCGAGATCGACCTGGTGGAGGCC encodes the following:
- a CDS encoding DNA-binding response regulator yields the protein MNEVDPPETAGSVVLVIDDHQTTGEGVGLSLVNAGVACGYEWFASFAAARKELHRFPPCVVVLDLRLPDPMGPDQMIPILAESKHEVVVFTSGDNPFLIRQAIKGGALSVVRKSAPTQDLIDAVRAAQCGEVRANLDWASALDQDEDFVANYLSKVEARVLAAYAAGKSATQVAHTEGIKENTVNTYISRIRTRYREVGRPADSRVDLYRRAVEDGLVPPPACGE
- a CDS encoding sensor histidine kinase; translation: MLIAVLALAGTLVAGWRNADLPTSFAWIIYFVGWLYLAVYWAVAIILSFNALHSSKSDLAQLANVFVMVSPVVPLMAVAFMPLRWGKWAVLLASPGLFFAGWLEAGPLSDLAWQRTTYYVLFLLVLIYALSWVLDRAEQLDEAELVQAKNAAALVTERAATLGRRRAEDFVHDEILSALILVSRGQLSTERAADIARQVLTKLEGSERERLPGSASELLDWVRAESEQWLGRVSVDGQVEVDRFLPVGVAQALMAAVREAVRNSIEHAETSTRKVRREVRVNSAVDTLRIEVWDDGVGFDPGLARDRHGLKNSIMRRAQDSGVRVSLVSRPGVGTLVSFELSSAVNNVVTPLHHAVDAVPRSVLTLLSFSYSMIAAMFHWDDYTLPGVAVATVVALTIATWLATAKGENGASNEGKAWVVAALAFGANLVQLPCVTAGTLVSWQSWATGIGTLLMCVLALRRSSIPAWVGMAGICVAAALAAAVFVGGLSDLFVFLVGHVFLLFLWQLLAAWSERSAHRIAEQNLLRRELEYWMSVEEKVQELLRVTREQLESRVRPLMDQVIGGHAHDPDVQLESLLIEAELRDELRAPCFTGSGVPARARELRARGLEVVLLDDSDGRLPPWQHTVMVEAVNAALHLASNSGDDGQVVVRVLPVSRPTLVVVSQGGTQIVSIPRPLTPMPEAVEARQRTATSKEALSQGREWPLR
- a CDS encoding inositol-3-phosphate synthase yields the protein MSEIRVGIVGVGNCASSLVQGVTYYRDAKPTDTVPGLMHVQFGDYHVSDLKFVCAIDVDAAKVGLDLADAINASENNTIKIADVAPTGVTVLRGQTLDGLGEYYRATIEESDQEPVDVVAALKEARVDVLVCYLPVGSEEAAKFYAQCAIDAGCGFVNCLPVFIGSTKEWSDKFEAAGLPIVGDDIKSQVGATITHRVLAKLFEDRGAILDRTYQLNVGGNMDFKNMLQRTRLESKKISKTQAVTSNLRDGLDPHDVHIGPSDHVAWLDDRKWAYVRLEGRNFGDAPISLEYKLEVWDSPNSAGIVIDAVRAAKIAMDRGVGGELLSASAYFMKSPMEQRPDDYARACVEEFIQGQRER
- a CDS encoding transglycosylase domain-containing protein, translating into MTSSAPGSQPTKPVRSRAVSTPAWPSPEPGGAPAPTRRSRRAAQAQAQAGGPGRSGGKHGGGNGGGKGGNGKNGKGKGKRRRPLWRTILLWVTGFFLLSGILGSLAFLWAYNALELPDPDKYAGAQTTTVYFADGTTELGRLSEYNRTIVDFSTLPSYVGNAVVASEDRGFWTNPGVDIKGTVRALWNNLKGGDRQGGSTLTQQYIERYYQGDTFSYVGKAKEAILALKVTRSQTKEEILGNYLNTIYFGRGAYGIEAASQAYFGVPAAKMTLSQAVLLAGVIPAPSEYDPRVSPDIAQARFDRVLGYMQEGGFITAAQAKEAKMPETLEVKTTEWFAGPNGYLLEEVRYELTAKAGLTKDQIATGGYKIVTTFDPAMQAKAVEAVGELPEDKPNNLGVALLSVEPNTGEVKAMYGGPDYLTIQRNAATDDRVQAGSTFKPFTLMGALENKVPLTDTFDGDSPYNVEGTDLWYANFGEVSYGEIDLVEATANSVNTAYIQLNEQIGPATTKQVAVRAGISADAPGLDESVGNTLGFASTTVQDLATAYNTFASGGNRYETHVVRSVTAANGDVLYSGPTNGTRQFSGDNTAALTYALEQVVKDGSAETALELNRPVAGKTGSSSDNKSALFAGYIPQLTTVVALYQVGADGAEESITPFGGYGEITGSTVPVDLWTAYMAKVTDGMEVKNFPTPPWGEGAPKARRTATPSASPSTASPSPAPSTVAPPPAATPTEVAPTPSKPAEPEEPSAEPTQERPGGEATDSPPGGGEATPPGSGGEDRPNPPERGGQPEAPGGDSGN
- a CDS encoding ATP-binding protein; this translates as MLEVSQTIVTTVPVLVGAMAVVAIALRKTPYQNSACKVSQAWRAVGHLYPLAFFFFSLTAGILLLAPIGDVREAAIGLTDATASAGSVMTLYFSVLSQVSVAALSPAWAKRVVFSAMPFLLLSGLTQSQGELLEAIQHALFFGLYNLVHLYAMLWVIGRCEQLDTSERESAAQRIALANQRGVTLAKERADDFVHDEVLSVLLLVSKGEIGALSMAATSNSLMEKLCPDSPIVTANCATELKQLLSEELTHCSEPVAVEAAIENDFLLVSGVSRALQDAVKEAVRNSLRHAGTSGQPVQRKIRLQSDANALSVEVWDNGVGFNHAAASNRHGLANSIKRRAQESGIEVKLKSAPGQGTSIVFRVRAVESKHAPFQQLLLSSVARRFAPLAILYIAVATVFQWNAYTVPGVQVAALALMAGAVWGVMRPQWKGSRPRLTAALIVGAVLVSTGLQNAFSTSPTIASWDHWAPSVGVFVLCALLLRGLPGFGWAGMVGICLLSVASTAHFAQDWNKLTEYLAGHVFQLIIWHVFSAWSERASQSIAAENHHSNELEYWMQVEGLAQKELNRTRSELRARIQPLLIRLVNGEGASAAVRLEAQLLEAELRDELRAACFTRTPVARCARQLRAQGLEVILLDDSKGALPAAEQQQVVQAATQALERVRERGETGRVVVRVPPATRDCLLQVSQAGIDLVVVSRA